The nucleotide window GGCGATTGTTTGAACTGTCAGGAAAACTTTCACGAACTGCTTTTAACGCACCTGTTTCTAAACTGTTGATAAAACTTTTGATGGGAGGCTATCTGTCGAAAAAGGTATCCTttgcctaggccttgtttagattgcaaatttttgcaatcgggacactgtagcacgtttcgtttgtatttgacaaactttgtccgatcatggactaactaggctcaaaagattcgtctcgtgatttacaaccaaactgtgcaattagttttttttacctacatttaatgctccatgcatgcgtctaaaaattgatgtgattgagagagagtgaaaaaacttagaattttgaggcaatctaaacaaggccctacacTAAAAAGTGTCGGCAAAGATAGATTGTGTTACAGTGAGAGTGGCACAACACGTGTGCTTAGGATTACATGGCGGCGTGTCCAAGCGTGTGCATTTACTTATTAGGCCGTATACCAAACAGTATACTATATATAGATTGGCTGTGCAGCTAGCGTCTACCAAAGGACAACATATATACTTGCATGAGAATGAAAACGTATATATAGGAGTATTATTAAGATGACGGAACGTAGTAATTATTATATAATCATCATGCTATTGCATGGCGGCttgacctttttttttttgaagcgaAATGATGGTGGTTTGACGCTTGGCATATGCAATGCAAGGACCGCCGTCAATTGTATCGTGGGGCTGTGCGTTCCCCTGGCCTCGCCGCGTTGGTCGATCGTCTCCTCCCGTatccgcatgcatgcatgcaaccaatCAACGGCCGGCCAGCCATGGTCTTCGCCTTCCTGGCTATAAGAGGCCGCGGCCATCCCTCCCTTCCCCAGTTACTAGCTCGATCGATCGATTGATCGATAGATCCacgcatacacatgcacctttcATTAAATTAGTTAGTTTGTTTCTTCTTCATTCCATCGTCCAATCAAATTTGATCAAAATGAGCAAAGGTGCTATCATCGGCGCGTCGACCGTCCTGGTTGTGGCGGTGGTCGCCGCCGTGTGCGTGGTGTCCTTCAAGGGCAACTCCAGCAAGGGCGAGGGCGATGAGAACCTGTCCATGTCCGTCAAGTCGGTGAAGGCCTTCTGCCAGCCGACGGACTACAAGCAGACgtgcgaggcggagctgtccaaGGCGGCCGGCAACGCCAGCTCGCCGTCGGACCTTGCCAAGGTCATCTTCGGCGTCACCTCCGACAAGATCCACAAGGCCATCAGCGAGTCGGCGACGCTGAACGAGCTCAAGAACGACCAGCGCACGTCGGGCGCGCTCAAGGACTGCAATGAGCTGCTGGAGTACGCCATCGACGACCTCAAGTCCTCCTTCGACAAGCTGGGCGGCTTCGAGATGACCAACTTCAAGAAGGCCGTGGACGACCTCAAGACGTGGCTCAGCGCGGCGCTTACGTACCAGGACACCTGCCTCGACGGCTTCATGAACGCCAcctccaccgaggcctccgccaagATGAAGAACGCGCTCAACGCGTCGCAGGAGCTGACGGAGGACATCCTGGCCGTCGTGGACCAGTTCTCCGACACGCTGGGCGGGCTCAGCATCGGCCGCCGCCTGCTGGGAGGCGACGGCGAGGTCACGCCCAGCTGGGTGTCGGAGGCCGACCCCGGCAGGCAGCGGCTCCTGGCCGCCGCCATCCCGGCCGGGTCGCCGGACTTCGAGCCCAACGTGACGGTGGCGGCGGACGGCAGCGGCGACGTGAAGACGATCAAGGAGGCGCTGGCCAAGGTGCCGCCCAAGAACCCGTCCCTGTACGTGGTGTACGTGAAGGCCGGCACGTACAAGGAGTACGTCTCCGTGGCGCGGCCCCAGACGAACGTGGCCTTCATCGGCGACGGCGCCGAGAAGACCATCATCACGGGGAACAAGAACTTCAAGATGAACCTGACCACCAAGGACACGGCCACCATGGAGGCCATCGGCAACGGCTTCTTCATGCGGGACATCCGGGTGGAGAACACGGCGGGCGCCGAGAACCACCAGGCCGTGGCGCTGCGCGTGCAGAGCGACCAGGCCGTCTTCTACCAGTGCACCTTCGACGGCTACCAGGACACGCTGTACACGCACGCGCAGCGGCAGTTCTTCCGCGACTGCCGTGTCACCGGCACAATCGACTTCATCTTCGGCAACTCCCAGGTGGTGCTGCAGAACTGCCTCATCCAGCCCCGGAAGCCCATGGCGAACCAGGCCAACATCATCACGGCGCAGGGGCGGCGGGACAAGCGCTCCGTCGGCGGCACCGTGCTGCACAACTGCACCATCGAGCCGCACCCGGACTTCAAGGCGGACGCCGGCGGGAAGATCCCCACCTACCTGGCCCGCCCCTGGAAGGAGTACTCCCGGACGCTCTACATCCAGAACGACATCGGAGGGTTCATCGACCCCAAGGGCTGGCTCGAGTGGAACGGCGACTTCGGGCTCGAGACGCTCTTCTACGCGGAGGTGGACaaccgcggcgccggcgccgacaTGAGCAAGCGCGCCAAGTGGGGAGGCATCAAGACCGTCACCTACGAGGAGGCGCAGAAGGAGTTCACCGTCGAGACCTTCATCCAGGGGCAGCAGTTCATCCCCAAGTTCGGGGTGCCATTCATCCCGGGATTGCTGCCGCAGGAGCAACAAGGCAGGACGCACTGATCGATCAGTGACCATCCATTCCAGGATCACTACCATGCATCAGTTGGACTGGACCCTTTGTTTGTGCTTGTGCTTGAGCGAATGACCCCCGGCCCAGCCCACTAATATGTCCACTCTACTGTAGCATTTAATTTCCCAGTCTTTTTGTTTGTTTTGTCAATTATTAATTATATATATTGGTTCGACACTTCTATTTTTAGTACACTGGAAGCATAGGCCACGCGTTGTCACGGGAATTGCGGATTATTGTATTGCGTGGTACGATGACGTGGACAACAAAATGCTTATGTGTCTTGATGACGTAGACATTACGGTTGCATGTGCTAGTGGATTTTAATTTTATGTGATAGTGCATTGCCTAGTTGCATAGCTTGCATGTTGAAATAAATAGTTAGTTGAGTTTTGCTTAATGGATTTTAATTGTATGTGATAGTTTGGTTGTATTCAAATGTAGGTTCATTTATCATTTTCCCTAAATCAATATTATATAGATTTTGACTAACCAAGTCTATATGAAAATAATATTAACATACACAATGCTGAATAAATATAGTATCAACATATTTTTCTCTGGTGGATTTAGCAGAACCAATTTTGTTATGTAGGTGTTTTTTTGTATTATTTTTCAATGGCTTGATTGAAGTTAGAGAAAAAATAACTAAAGGATTTTCCCCCCTGTGAAATTAGTACGTTTAAAATGGGCCATTATTAAGcctagcgagagagagagagagaggtaggcCATCGTGATCATAAGACGGCACGCAATTGCCGTCCGGAACTAAAATCCATGGATTAACAACAATGTGAGACTTTTGTCGTGAGCAAGTGTTTCAATTACTTGCTCCTACTACTCACTAGAGTAGTTTATTTAATTTATCCTATTCGGATGGATGACACAAACCAGACAATGCATCTTTGGCATTGCACTCACGAGCCACGACCTGAGACTGAGAATAATGGTATGCTGCCAATAAACTGGAATTATGATGGAGGTGGCGAAAGAAACATCTGAAGACGGCCGCGCCATCGGCGGCAGGCAGGGGAAGACGACAAGCCGGCGCCGGCCCCTTCCTCCGCTACAAAAAGGGATATGGGCGCTGCCACGCCTTCCGCACTTCACATCGCTCTCCCGcactcccactcccactcccgCTCCCACCACCACCAACTCCACGGCAGACGGCCGCATCAGCGCGATCGCTGCCCGCCCCGCTCCTCCACCCCCTTCCCACCGCATCACATCGCATGCTGCTGTCGCGTCCCCAaaccctgcccctgcccctgccccggGCCCGGCTTTCCTCCCCGACCCTTCGCCACCTCCGcgccctcgccgcgccgcgcCACGCGATCGTCTCGTCCCCGCCACTAGGGCTCGCTCCTCTCCGCCTCCGCGCGGTGGTCTCTGACCACGAGCAGCGCGGGATGGAGGCGGGGGAGCAGGGGAGGCCGCTCCGCGTCGGCCTCGTCTGCGGCGGGCCCTCCGGCGAGAGGGGCGTCTCCCTCAACTCCGCGCGCTCGGTGCTGGATCACATCCAGGTATTGCACGCGTCTGTTTCGCCTCGCTTGTTCTTCATACTGATAGTCTGATACCGTTGCCGTTCGTGGCGCGCGGGTTTGAATTTGACCGGATACATAGCGACGCGTTACTGGGAATTTGAATTGGAGCTGCCGCTGCTTTGACTTTTGAACTACACTACATTTTCTGTGACACTATCACACTAGTGTGCTCTGCTTTGACTTAATTCACTGCGTGTTGGCTTCGGGTCTGCGCCGCCCGCCAGGAGTCACCGACTACTGTGATCATCAGCCGGAATCCATCCTGAGCTCACTCGTCATTTCTGCTAGGAACAAGTAGTAGTACGTTGAACTGCATGCGGTCTGTATAGTGTGCACCATCACCATTCGCGCCTGTGTGCTGTCTCGTCACTCGTGTTCCTTGCTTAGTATTTCTTTTTCCCCTTGATGAATGTGGGAAGTGCCAGTCAGTCAGTCACTTCCTTGCTGAATGCTGATGATATATAGTAATTGTCATGGTCCGATACAGGGAGAGGATTTGGTCGTCCGCTGCTACTACATTGACTGTGCCATGAAGGCCTTCGCAATTTCTCCTGCGCAGGTGACCTCACGTGCTCGGAATCTCTTGTTTGTTAATACTATAATATCTATATGTAAGCTGAATATACTCTGGTGGCTGTGCTGTCTGTGTCATTTTTTTAATTGAGTTGGTCACGCACAATTTTTTTATAGCAACTCCCCCTAGTTGCTTGTTTGTTATGTATTAGAGAGATCCCTGATGGAGGAATCAAGCTCTGCTCAGCTTAGCTACACAACTGCCTCAAATTTTTGTTAGCTTTATTTACAACTCCCTGTGGCCAGCTCAAGCTTTGTGCGATTCCAAGGTGCTCAGCTTATATGGATTCATGCACCTCCACTGGGAATAGTTACTTATATGGATTCATACACCTCCACTGGGGATAGCTACATTTACTCGAGCCAATTTCAATACACTGTAATACGATAAAGGTTCCCTTGGTTGAATTTGGGTGAACAATTGCATGTTCTGTTTTGCTGAAACTAGTACCCAAATGACAAAGCCTTTTATCCTTTATAAAGTTGTTTGAGACATGTACTTCGGTTGCTAGTTGCTACTTTATGAACTCATATTCAGTTAGAGTACAATAACTGTTTCACATGTTTTGCCCCACAGCTATATTCCAACACACCTTCGGATTTTGACTTCAAACTTGAAAGGTAAACCAGTTGACAGCCAATTTTTGTTCCTTGCTAATATTATcattccaatttttttttttcatttttaagctTCACTTCTGCAGTTTAGCCCAAGGATTTGACTCCCTATCTGACTTTGCGGAGCATCTTGCCACTAATGTTGACATTGTCTTCCCAGTGATCCATgggaaatttggtgaagatggtGGCATTCAGGTTTGTTCTTACCAGTGAAATCTGGTTTACAAGTAAAAGATATCGATTCATGCTTGTTGATTCTGAGTTTCACTTGGCATTGCACTAGCTATAGTATTTGAATGGCTCTTAGTTGACCGCTGTTTACACGCTTACCTCCTGTTAACTTAATATGTGTGGGTGTGACATCCATATGTTCGCAATCTCTTTGAAATACTCAGGATCTTTTGGAGAAAGCAAATGTTCCATTTGTTGGGACACCCTCTAAGGAATGCCAGTGTGCTTTTGACAAGGTACATTGTATGTTTCTTTCAAGATTGCTCTTGACAAGATATGTCATCAAATTCTCCCTACCATCCTTCTATGTAATTGCATACTTGGATGCAAGACCACTATTCAGTACCATCCCCAGCTTTTTCTGAATTGATGGGAAAGTGTTCTAGTATTATTCGTGAAACTTGTTTGCTGATTATGGATATTGTGGAACTTACTAGGACAAAATGTTCCATGTATTGAGCAAGTGGAGTTTGTGAAATGTTATCTAGTGATCAGGTTAAAAGTATTGCTACAATGTACAATCTTCTAAAGATGCTCTGTGAAATGTGATGTGTCCATCAATATCTTGTTTTTTCGCTATTGTAACTTGTAATTTCATTTAATGTCAGCGGATCCATTTATCCAGTTCTTGATTTTAGTCTTGAACATGACTGCAGCATAATGCATCGCTTGAGCTCAATGCACAAGGTTTCTTAACAGTGCCAAACTTTCTTGTGGAGGTAAGGCTTGTTTGTCATTTCATAGTGCCCTCATTGTGATATGCACTATCTTTATCTTTATTAATGAGCATGATAtgtagaagggcgggcctggtgcaagcggtagagtcttacagcctgtgaccggaaggtcccgggttcgagtcgcggtctcctcgcattgcacaggcccggaaggtcccgggttcgagtcgcggtctcctcgcattgcacaggcgagggtaaggcttgccattgacccccttcctcagaccccgcacagagcgggaactctctgcactgggtacaccctttttAATGAGCATGATATGTAATTTAGTTGAGAAACAGGCATTGAGAGTCAATTTTTTTGAATCTTTGGCACTATGTTTTTTTTATGCTACATATATCTGAAAATAAGTTTTGGTTTAATTATTCTGCTTCCTCCAGTGGACTGAATCTTAATCAATACTTGGAAAAAGGAACAAAAGATTTTCTTGTCTGTCACAATATTACCACAATAGCTAAGAAAAAATGGGAGTGTGATTACTAATTCTGATGCTCTTCTTCTGGTGACCTGATCATGTATGCTGCAATTGTGTCTATGACAAAGCAGAAGGACAAGTTGGCTAAGCTGGAGTTAGAAGCATGGTTCCAAACCGTCAATCTGAACAAAGAAAATGGCAAAGTGATTGTAAGTGATAGTGTTTTACTTTAGTAAAGATTGTTTTCAGGGTTGGATTGGTGAAGGGGTAACTTCTGATGTGCTTGCACAGGTCAAACCAACAAGGGCTGGGTCAAGCATTGGCGTGGTTGTTGCTTATGGTGTGAATGACGCTGCCCATAAAGCTGAGAAAATTATTTCAGAGGTGCAGAATACTTTCTACTATACTTCTGGAATCATTCAAGTTAAACACAGTAGTAATTTTGAGACCTGAAATCCTATGCTGATTGACAGGGAATTGATGATAAAGTTATCATAGAGGTTTTCCTTGAAGGGGGCACTGAGTTTACAGCCATCGTGGTTGATGTAGGGACTGCTAACAACAGTGAGCCTGTTGTTCTGCTTCCAACAGAAGTATGATACATATCTTCGTTTGCTTATCTCTTTTATTCTTTCATGCTGGAGACATTGTAACAACTTGACCAAATATTCTGGATGGTCCTCTTAGGACAAAAGAAATATGCTGTTATGTATTGGTAAGTTTAAATTAAATGTGTTAGAGATCCTGAATTAACCTATTTTATTTTCCTTTCCGTTTTGCAGGTTGAGCTTCAGTACTCCAACAGTAGTGATACCAAGGAGGACACAATATTTAACTACCGCAAGAAGTACCTTCCAAGTCGACAGGTATATAGCCCAGACTAAAATACAAGTTCTAGGGGTCATTTGTGCAAAACTATCGGTTCCTTTCTGTTGATCTCTGCTTCTTAAGTCCTTCTGACTCATTTGAAACAAACTTATAGAGCTTCCTGTGTCAAGGCCTCGGTCAAATAATTCCTTTTTTTTCACAAGCCTGGTTTGTTTACACAAAAATCAATTCAAGCATTCTTTGATCTCTTCCCAGGTTGCTTATCATTCGCCTCCACGTTTTCCGGCAGAGGTGATAGATTGTATAAGACAAGGAATTTCTCTTTTATTTCGTCGCCTTGGCCTGCATGACTATGCAAGGATAGATGGTTGGTTTTTACCTTCTCCTGTTGCTTCTTTACCCTCAGCTG belongs to Miscanthus floridulus cultivar M001 chromosome 4, ASM1932011v1, whole genome shotgun sequence and includes:
- the LOC136550620 gene encoding probable pectinesterase/pectinesterase inhibitor 21, coding for MSKGAIIGASTVLVVAVVAAVCVVSFKGNSSKGEGDENLSMSVKSVKAFCQPTDYKQTCEAELSKAAGNASSPSDLAKVIFGVTSDKIHKAISESATLNELKNDQRTSGALKDCNELLEYAIDDLKSSFDKLGGFEMTNFKKAVDDLKTWLSAALTYQDTCLDGFMNATSTEASAKMKNALNASQELTEDILAVVDQFSDTLGGLSIGRRLLGGDGEVTPSWVSEADPGRQRLLAAAIPAGSPDFEPNVTVAADGSGDVKTIKEALAKVPPKNPSLYVVYVKAGTYKEYVSVARPQTNVAFIGDGAEKTIITGNKNFKMNLTTKDTATMEAIGNGFFMRDIRVENTAGAENHQAVALRVQSDQAVFYQCTFDGYQDTLYTHAQRQFFRDCRVTGTIDFIFGNSQVVLQNCLIQPRKPMANQANIITAQGRRDKRSVGGTVLHNCTIEPHPDFKADAGGKIPTYLARPWKEYSRTLYIQNDIGGFIDPKGWLEWNGDFGLETLFYAEVDNRGAGADMSKRAKWGGIKTVTYEEAQKEFTVETFIQGQQFIPKFGVPFIPGLLPQEQQGRTH